Proteins from a single region of Bacteroidales bacterium:
- a CDS encoding RNA methyltransferase has product MRKLSLSELNRMSIDEYKDAEKTPIIVILDNIRSLNNIGSVFRTADAFRLEAIFLCGISGTPPNKEIHKTALGATESVSWKYFEKTSDAIIEARKLNYLVYAVEQADESISIHEFIPGKNKKISLVFGNEINGVDTTVMDQIDGCIEIPQYGTKHSLNIAVSVGIAIWEIFKKLKESF; this is encoded by the coding sequence ATGCGCAAACTCTCATTATCCGAATTAAACCGCATGAGCATTGATGAGTACAAAGATGCTGAAAAAACCCCGATAATTGTTATTCTTGATAATATCAGGAGTCTTAATAATATTGGTTCTGTATTTAGAACTGCTGATGCATTTCGTTTAGAAGCCATTTTTTTGTGCGGAATAAGTGGAACTCCACCCAATAAGGAAATTCATAAAACAGCACTCGGAGCAACTGAATCGGTAAGCTGGAAGTATTTTGAAAAAACTTCTGATGCAATTATTGAAGCCCGTAAACTTAATTATCTTGTTTATGCTGTTGAACAAGCTGACGAAAGCATAAGCATTCATGAATTCATTCCAGGAAAAAATAAAAAGATTTCACTGGTTTTTGGAAATGAAATTAATGGTGTTGATACAACAGTGATGGATCAAATTGATGGTTGTATTGAAATTCCGCAATACGGGACCAAACATTCATTAAATATTGCTGTTAGTGTGGGAATAGCAATTTGGGAAATATTCAAAAAACTAAAAGAATCTTTTTAA